The DNA segment aacaaaaaacaaaaaaaaatctcacgCTCCCTCCCTCCGCCACCATCACCAGCTATGGGCTTTCCATCTCCATCATCACCAGAAAAATCCCCAGGGACCATTCTGCTCGGTAAATACGAACTTGGTCGCCGATTAGGCAGTGGTAGCTTTGCCAAAGTCCATGTGGCTCGTTCCATCGAAGCCGGCGAACTCGTGGCCGTTAAGATCATCGACAAGAAAAAAACAGCTGATGCCGGTATGGAACCGAGGATTATCCGCGAGATCGAAGCCATGCGCCGCCTCCACAACCACCCCAACGTCCTCAAAATCCACGAAGTCATGGccaccaaaaccaaaatctatcTCGTCATGGAACTCGCCGCCGGTGGAGAGCTTTTCACCCGAATCCGCCGTTCCGGCCGCCTTCAAGAATCTGCCGCGCGTCGCTACTTCCAGCAGCTAGCCTCCGCGCTAACCTTCTGCCACCGAGAAGGAATCGCTCACCGCGACGTGAAGCCGCAGAATCTCCTCCTCGATAAGCAAGGAAACCTCAAGGTCTCCGACTTCGGTTTATCGGCTCTCCCGGAGCACCGTAGCAGCACCGGGTTGCTCCAAACATCGTGCGGCACACCGGCTTACACAGCTCCGGAGGTGATCGCTCAGAAGTCGTACGACGGAGCTAAGGCGGATTCGTGGTCGTGCGGTGTCTTCCTCTTTGTACTTCTCGCAGGTTACGTTCCTTTTGAGGACTCAAACGTTGTAACCATGTACCGTAAGATCCAACGGAGAGATTACAAGTTCCCAAACGGGATCTCGAAACAGGCTCGATCCATCATCTA comes from the Brassica rapa cultivar Chiifu-401-42 chromosome A01, CAAS_Brap_v3.01, whole genome shotgun sequence genome and includes:
- the LOC108871242 gene encoding CBL-interacting serine/threonine-protein kinase 4; this encodes MGFPSPSSPEKSPGTILLGKYELGRRLGSGSFAKVHVARSIEAGELVAVKIIDKKKTADAGMEPRIIREIEAMRRLHNHPNVLKIHEVMATKTKIYLVMELAAGGELFTRIRRSGRLQESAARRYFQQLASALTFCHREGIAHRDVKPQNLLLDKQGNLKVSDFGLSALPEHRSSTGLLQTSCGTPAYTAPEVIAQKSYDGAKADSWSCGVFLFVLLAGYVPFEDSNVVTMYRKIQRRDYKFPNGISKQARSIIYNLLDPNPETRMSIEAVTETKWFKKSLETSEFKPNVLESDDRLGKLRSDTITAFDLISLSAGLDLSGLFERRKRKETRFTATVSAEGVVEKAKTIGEKLGYRVEKKKEAMALGLGKGRTTVMVEAVELVEGLVVAEVKVVEGEEEEEESYWSELIVEFEEIVLSWHSDVSVKVESDLA